The genomic segment CATCCAGTCGCCGGGGCGGTTGGCACGGTAGCTGACCACCTCGATATTCGCCGGCAGTACCCAGCTGTAGGCAAACGATGCGAAATCATCCGGCGAATTCCACTTCCCCAGGTGGCCATCGGCCCGAGTGATGCCGTTCCAGCTGGTGAACACCAGGTCGCCGTTATCCGCCCGTCCGACCTCGGCGTCGAAGCGTCCGGTGTTCATGATCGCATAGCTGCCCGAGTCAAAACGCAGCCGCGTGCCGCCATCGGCCAGGCGGGTGGACTGGTAATCCGAGGGCACGATGAACAGGGCATCGGCCGGCGATTCGTCGGGCCCCAGGTACAGCAGTCGCTCGGACAGGTCCGAGCGCAGCGTCTTGTAACTGGTGTAATCGCGGCCATCCGCGCCCAGCATGATCACGTCTTCGCGCTCGACGGCGGCTAAAACCGGCGTGGCCAGCATGGCCAGCACCAGGCTGCCGATGAGCGCACGCACCCCTCGTCTAGTCATTGGTAGTCTCGTTGTCCGGCGCATCGCCTGCTTCGATTGCATCGGCCGCAACGACCTCGACCTTACCCCAGCCGAGTGCCCGGATGGACGACTCGATCTCGTCGAGATCGCCGACCACAACCCAGGTCAGCGCGTCGGCATCGATCATCTGCCGGGCGGCCTGGGTGAGCTGGGCACTGTCGAGCCCGCGGATACGCTGAACGTAGCTATCGTAATAGTCGTCGGGGAGGTCGTAGATCACCGACTGGGTCAGCGTGGAGGCCAGCGCGGGCGTGGTCTCGTTGTCGCCCGGCAGGCTACGGGTGAGGTTGGCCTGTGCAGCTGACAGTTCGCTGTCGATAACCGGCCGCTCGCCGCGGATGTCGCTCAGTTCGCGGCGCATCTCGTCGATGGCCGGCGCGGTCTTGTCACCTTGTACCGAGGCATAGGCGATGAACGGCTGCTGGGCCCGCGCATTCATCAGCAGGCTGCGCGCGCCGTATGACCAGTGCTTGTTTTCGCGCAGATTCAGGTTCAACCGCGAGTTGAACATGCCGCCCAGCACTGCGTTGACCGTTTCCATGGCGATATCGGCATCGCTGGATTTAGGCGGGGCCACGTTGCCGGCAATGACCGTCGACTGATTGCTGCCCGGCCGGTCGACCAGATAGATCCGTGTCTGGTCGGGAGCAGCGACCTCGGGCAGACGCTTGTCCGGCCGCGGGCCATCGGCCTCCGGCGCCCAATCACCGAGATGGGCTTCCAGTTTGGGTTTGAGTTCGGCCAGGGTGGTATCACCGACCACTACCAGGGTGGCATTGTCCGGGCGCAGCCAGGTCCGTGCATAGGCCTCGACGTCGGCCACGGTCATCGCCTGTACAGCGGCGGTCGTGCCGGTGCCCGTCAGCGGCGTGCCGTAGGCGTGTCGGTTGCCGTAGAGCAGCGGCCCGAGCGTACGCAATGCCAGGCTGGTCGGCTCGCGCTTTTCCTGAGCGATAGCGGCCAGCCGCTGTTTTTTCAGCCGTTCGAACTCCTGGGCCGGGAAATCGGCATGCCGCAAAACATCCGCATAGATATCCAGCGCCGGATCGAGTGCGGTGGTCAGCGTCGACAGACTGACACTGGAGGCGTCGAGCGAAGCGCTGGACGACAGGTTGGCGCCGATGGCGTCCAGATCGGAGCTGATCGCCAGCGCATCGCGATGGGTGGTGCCCTCGTCGAGCATGCCCATCGCCAGACTGGCCGTGCCCGGAGCATCGGCCGGATCGGCCGCATAGCCGGCGTCGAAGACCATTCGCATCTGGATGACCGGCGACGCATGACGTTCGGCCAGGCGGATCTTGAGCCCGTTGGACAGCGTCGCGTGCTGGACATCGGGCAGGTCCAGCGTGGCTGCGTCGCCGAACTCGGGCAGCGAATCGCGATCGACGTCCTGGTCCTGGGCCGTGCGCTCACCGAACGGCTTGACCGACAGCACATATACGCCATCGGACAGCCATTGGCGCACGGTTTGGCCGATGTCGTCGGGGGTGGCGCTTCGCAGCGTCTCTAGTTGTTCGGCATAGGCGCCGGGGTCGTTCTCATAGATTTCGCCCTGTGCCAGGATATCCGCCTTGCCGCCCAGCCCGCCGACACTCTCGGTGCCCCGGATGAAGGACGCAGCGAAGCGCGTGCGTGCCCGATCCAGCGCGTCGGTGTCTGGACCCTGTTCGATGAAGCCCTGCATCTGACGGTCCAGCG from the Salinisphaera sp. T31B1 genome contains:
- a CDS encoding pitrilysin family protein; amino-acid sequence: MSARLLLLILCIAAGLNTAQASETTPDQANTTDDNTAKPAPDSASSENSASQGSSSQADEPAAPQIEIPRVDIDYKKYVLENGLTLIVHTDHKTPIVAVNIWYHVGSKNEGPKQHGFAHLFEHLMFQGSEHWQGEYFEPFERAGATDMNGTTNVDRTNYFASVPTNALDMALWMESDRMGHFLGAIDQDLLDEQRGVVLNEKRQGENQPYGKVFDTIAPNTYPAGHPYSWSTIGSEADLNAATLDDVKAWFKQYYGPSNAVLVLAGDIEPEAARAKVEQYFGSINPGPPLTQQKRWVAKMNGEHRQVMFDRVPQARIYKVWNVPPTGTPDATRLQIAADLLAGSKNSPLYKALVYDQQIATDVSAFVWDKEIGSQFMVTATARPGGDLEALEAALDRQMQGFIEQGPDTDALDRARTRFAASFIRGTESVGGLGGKADILAQGEIYENDPGAYAEQLETLRSATPDDIGQTVRQWLSDGVYVLSVKPFGERTAQDQDVDRDSLPEFGDAATLDLPDVQHATLSNGLKIRLAERHASPVIQMRMVFDAGYAADPADAPGTASLAMGMLDEGTTHRDALAISSDLDAIGANLSSSASLDASSVSLSTLTTALDPALDIYADVLRHADFPAQEFERLKKQRLAAIAQEKREPTSLALRTLGPLLYGNRHAYGTPLTGTGTTAAVQAMTVADVEAYARTWLRPDNATLVVVGDTTLAELKPKLEAHLGDWAPEADGPRPDKRLPEVAAPDQTRIYLVDRPGSNQSTVIAGNVAPPKSSDADIAMETVNAVLGGMFNSRLNLNLRENKHWSYGARSLLMNARAQQPFIAYASVQGDKTAPAIDEMRRELSDIRGERPVIDSELSAAQANLTRSLPGDNETTPALASTLTQSVIYDLPDDYYDSYVQRIRGLDSAQLTQAARQMIDADALTWVVVGDLDEIESSIRALGWGKVEVVAADAIEAGDAPDNETTND